The Sulfurimonas hydrogeniphila genome includes a window with the following:
- a CDS encoding MFS transporter, whose translation MKEYIKLLKEEKVLRQLSTIQLISYFGAWFSNVAIYTLLIELHVSASVVGFVAMLNFFAGVLQAPFSGPVIDRMNPKKLMLLLITVEIVATVSLIFVTQVSDLLLLYVLIFFKMAAASFYFTTEMSLLPKILHGSKLQRANELHSIIWSFSYTLGMAVSGFVVYWFGIKTAFMLDGLMFFIAFWLLFYTEIKIEILKVEENIFKMMQETFVYLKRTPKALHLMLIHSFVGLTAFDALVALMVDEYYASFIAASLALGLLHSARAVGLVIGPVYIGKWINNTRLVYVFIAQGTAVWIWAFAMHNFYLSLAASVLVGFFTTTLWSYSYTLLQKNIEKKYYGRIVAYNDMLFLSSAAFTSYMIGFLAAHSFSLEAITAIIGSGFFVGALYYKYVLKSQKIEEIS comes from the coding sequence ATGAAAGAATATATAAAATTACTCAAAGAAGAAAAAGTATTAAGACAGCTTTCGACAATTCAGCTGATTTCTTATTTTGGGGCCTGGTTTTCCAATGTAGCTATATATACTCTGCTCATTGAGTTACATGTATCCGCCTCTGTTGTCGGTTTTGTAGCAATGCTGAACTTTTTTGCCGGTGTTTTGCAGGCTCCGTTTTCGGGTCCTGTTATAGACAGGATGAATCCAAAAAAACTGATGCTGCTGCTTATCACGGTGGAAATAGTCGCTACTGTCTCTTTGATATTTGTGACACAGGTCTCGGACTTGTTACTTTTGTATGTATTGATATTTTTTAAAATGGCGGCAGCTTCATTTTATTTTACGACAGAGATGTCGCTTTTGCCAAAAATCCTGCATGGGAGCAAGCTGCAGCGCGCTAATGAACTGCATTCTATTATCTGGTCGTTTTCCTATACGCTGGGAATGGCGGTAAGCGGCTTTGTGGTTTATTGGTTTGGTATAAAAACGGCCTTTATGCTTGACGGATTGATGTTTTTTATAGCTTTTTGGCTGCTCTTTTATACAGAAATTAAAATAGAAATACTGAAAGTCGAAGAAAATATTTTTAAAATGATGCAGGAGACTTTTGTTTATCTCAAAAGAACACCAAAAGCTCTCCATCTGATGCTTATCCACTCTTTTGTCGGTCTTACCGCTTTTGATGCCCTGGTGGCCTTGATGGTTGATGAGTATTATGCCTCTTTTATTGCGGCTTCACTGGCTCTTGGGCTACTGCATTCTGCCCGTGCCGTAGGTCTTGTCATCGGTCCGGTATATATCGGAAAATGGATTAACAACACAAGGCTTGTCTATGTATTTATAGCCCAGGGGACAGCTGTCTGGATATGGGCATTTGCAATGCATAATTTTTATCTTTCTTTGGCAGCGAGCGTGCTTGTCGGTTTCTTTACAACGACTTTATGGTCTTACAGTTATACACTTTTGCAAAAAAACATAGAAAAAAAATACTATGGACGGATTGTTGCCTATAATGACATGCTGTTTTTGTCTTCGGCAGCTTTTACTTCGTATATGATTGGCTTTTTGGCAGCACATTCATTTTCTTTAGAGGCAATTACGGCTATAATTGGCAGCGGTTTTTTTGTAGGCGCGCTTTACTATAAATATGTACTCAAAAGTCAAAAAATAGAAGAGATTTCATGA
- a CDS encoding MATE family efflux transporter yields MAFPAALKHLVDILQVLIDMLMVGTVSVAALAAVGMSMQFMMIINVLMTLYVIGGNALISRFIGQGRKNRASALLFSLVILAVILAFFVTIGGYFGSTHFYSWMGATPAVVEQGSIYFKVLSLGIVVIFLDNLLYNALSAAGDTKSSFYIKLSSAAMNAFMNYVLIFGHFGFEARGIEGAAIATVISYIFNVVAYYILIKKMNSSLDFVPIIRTQDIKRVLKVGWSAALDRGISSMSFLVFVSIITAYGTAELAGYQVGLRVEGIAFMPGFGFAIAAMALVGQNIGKKDFDKAYNMGIISGRIAYVFMGSVGLIMILFPEFLVSFFTKDALTIVVASKYLILVGLAQIPLAIMFVYSAALRGAGATKTTLKVNVSSLWLFRVIPSYTAYHMGYGVVVIFAIMNIETLIKGIIYWYLYSKREWLYTKV; encoded by the coding sequence CTGGCTTTTCCTGCAGCGCTCAAGCATCTTGTAGATATTTTGCAGGTGCTTATAGATATGCTGATGGTGGGAACGGTAAGTGTTGCCGCACTTGCGGCTGTCGGTATGAGTATGCAGTTTATGATGATTATCAATGTGTTGATGACGCTGTATGTCATAGGCGGCAATGCGCTTATCTCGCGATTTATCGGGCAGGGCAGAAAAAACAGAGCTTCGGCACTTCTCTTTTCACTTGTTATTCTTGCCGTGATTTTGGCTTTTTTTGTAACGATTGGCGGCTATTTCGGCAGTACGCATTTTTACAGCTGGATGGGTGCGACACCTGCAGTGGTAGAGCAGGGCAGTATCTATTTTAAAGTCTTATCACTCGGTATTGTCGTGATATTTTTGGATAATCTGCTTTACAATGCCCTGAGTGCCGCAGGAGATACAAAAAGCTCTTTTTACATCAAACTCTCCTCTGCCGCTATGAATGCTTTTATGAACTACGTGCTGATATTCGGTCATTTCGGCTTTGAAGCAAGAGGTATTGAAGGTGCTGCCATTGCAACGGTCATCTCCTATATATTTAATGTTGTTGCCTACTATATACTTATAAAAAAGATGAATTCGAGTCTTGATTTTGTGCCGATTATTCGCACGCAGGATATAAAAAGAGTCCTGAAAGTCGGTTGGAGTGCAGCACTTGACCGTGGTATATCGAGTATGAGTTTTTTGGTTTTTGTCTCCATCATCACTGCTTACGGAACGGCAGAACTTGCAGGCTATCAGGTCGGACTCCGTGTTGAGGGCATTGCCTTTATGCCCGGTTTTGGTTTTGCCATCGCCGCAATGGCGCTGGTAGGGCAAAATATAGGGAAAAAAGATTTTGACAAAGCCTATAATATGGGAATAATTTCCGGAAGAATTGCTTACGTGTTTATGGGAAGTGTCGGGTTGATTATGATACTCTTTCCGGAGTTTCTTGTGAGTTTTTTTACAAAAGACGCTCTGACGATTGTAGTTGCCTCAAAGTACCTTATACTGGTAGGTTTGGCGCAGATTCCACTTGCAATTATGTTTGTCTATTCTGCAGCACTTCGAGGAGCCGGTGCCACAAAAACCACCCTGAAAGTCAATGTCTCTTCTTTGTGGCTTTTCCGTGTGATTCCTTCGTATACAGCCTATCATATGGGCTATGGAGTTGTTGTGATTTTTGCAATTATGAATATAGAAACTTTGATAAAAGGCATTATCTATTGGTATCTGTACTCGAAAAGAGAGTGGCTCTATACCAAAGTATAA
- a CDS encoding coproporphyrinogen III oxidase, whose amino-acid sequence MTLILADSKEAQQAYTLVTALQKRFVDKLDTLSKNFGADKKFKEVTWLRDAGLHGGGNRFEARDKKLFNTASVNVSQVHYDDKPEKNLKSATAISTIIHPANPHVPSVHIHISLTELRNAPSYWRIMADLNPAVAYEEDKTAFDKAMQNLGSKNYTTGAEQGDKYFTIPALQRTRGISHFYLENYKTDNKQADADFAKNFGEGIIDTYIHIITNALQTRTEISKEALQQQLDYHTLYLFQVLTLDRGTTSGLLIHNQNDIGIMGSLPLHVNKALLLSWKSKMQKPQDELVQNIADTIADNGVIDTRTKEKLAKTVRTHYKKYPQALSMQASGNTIPNTVGNHQN is encoded by the coding sequence ATGACACTGATTTTAGCAGACTCAAAAGAAGCACAGCAAGCATACACACTCGTCACTGCTTTACAAAAAAGATTTGTTGACAAACTCGATACTCTTTCAAAAAATTTTGGAGCCGATAAAAAGTTCAAAGAAGTTACCTGGCTCAGAGATGCCGGACTTCACGGGGGCGGAAACAGATTTGAAGCAAGAGACAAAAAACTGTTCAATACCGCAAGCGTGAATGTCTCACAGGTACATTATGATGACAAACCTGAAAAAAACCTCAAAAGTGCCACCGCCATTTCAACCATTATCCATCCTGCCAATCCGCATGTTCCCTCTGTGCATATTCACATCAGTCTGACAGAATTGCGTAATGCACCCTCCTATTGGCGAATTATGGCTGATTTGAATCCTGCTGTTGCCTATGAAGAAGATAAAACTGCATTTGACAAAGCCATGCAAAACCTAGGAAGCAAAAACTATACAACAGGCGCAGAACAGGGCGACAAATATTTTACAATTCCCGCCCTGCAGCGTACACGCGGCATCTCTCATTTTTACCTTGAAAACTACAAAACAGACAACAAACAAGCCGACGCCGATTTTGCAAAAAACTTTGGAGAGGGCATTATAGACACCTACATCCACATTATAACAAATGCTTTGCAGACAAGAACAGAAATCTCAAAAGAGGCACTCCAACAGCAGCTTGACTACCACACACTCTATCTTTTCCAGGTTTTGACACTTGACAGAGGCACAACCTCAGGACTGCTCATTCATAACCAAAACGATATCGGCATTATGGGCTCCTTGCCTTTACATGTAAACAAAGCACTTTTACTTTCTTGGAAAAGCAAAATGCAAAAACCCCAGGATGAACTGGTACAAAACATTGCAGACACCATAGCCGACAACGGAGTCATCGACACACGCACCAAAGAAAAACTCGCCAAAACAGTACGTACACATTACAAAAAATACCCCCAGGCACTCAGCATGCAAGCCAGCGGAAACACAATTCCAAATACTGTTGGGAACCATCAAAACTAA
- the ligA gene encoding NAD-dependent DNA ligase LigA codes for MNKQEYKQAVEKLNLWAYHYYVLDDPIMTDEVYDRLYKEVEEYEAAHPEDVLKDSPTQRVGDVVSEGFVKARHLSRMWSLEDIFNAEELKKWLEKTYRLDKNVTFYCEPKYDGASLNLIYENGELQKGITRGDGTVGELITQNVKTIRTVPLSIEHKELIEIRGEVVIFKDEFEKINKERLKQGEPPFANPRNAAAGSLRQLDPNITAKRNLVFLPYGVGVNTLPHKLLSDKMSYIYELGFREPPLRAVTKGYDEIEAMYERMKEERESYPMMLDGMVVKVNEIAAQIDMGYTVKVPRWAVAYKFPAVEKITRVKDIILQVGRTGVVTPVAIVEPTEIEGAVVERATLHNFDEIERMDIRIGDKVIILRSGDVIPKIVKVLKQERKGDEKKVLRPTHCPVCGSELLQEDVLIKCQNLKCEARVVNSIIYFASKQCLNIDGLGSKIVEQLFNAGLVKSVLDLFALSEEKLLKLEGFKEKKARNLLNAIEDAKGCELWRFINALGIEHIGEVASKMIAEAFGLAYLHATQEQLVGIDGIGEEMAQSYLEFMRVNEDTVRKLQEILQPVPPKKREEAEENPFKGKTVVLTGTMSEPRPVIKEKLEALGAKVSGSVSKKTDYLIYGEDAGSKYDKAVSLGVKTLTEEEMREMLP; via the coding sequence ATGAATAAACAAGAGTATAAACAGGCAGTAGAAAAATTAAATTTGTGGGCATATCATTATTATGTTTTGGATGATCCGATTATGACGGATGAGGTGTATGACAGACTTTACAAGGAGGTGGAGGAGTATGAAGCGGCACACCCTGAAGATGTTTTAAAAGATTCGCCTACGCAAAGAGTCGGAGATGTTGTCAGCGAGGGCTTTGTAAAAGCGCGTCATCTCTCGCGTATGTGGTCTTTGGAGGATATTTTCAATGCCGAAGAGTTGAAAAAATGGCTGGAAAAAACCTACCGGCTTGACAAAAATGTGACCTTTTACTGTGAGCCAAAGTACGACGGTGCATCGCTCAACCTTATCTATGAAAACGGTGAACTGCAAAAGGGCATTACCAGAGGTGACGGAACAGTGGGTGAACTGATTACGCAAAATGTCAAAACGATTCGCACGGTTCCTTTGAGCATAGAGCATAAAGAGCTGATTGAAATTCGCGGAGAAGTAGTTATATTTAAAGACGAGTTTGAAAAAATCAACAAAGAGCGTCTCAAACAGGGAGAACCGCCTTTTGCCAACCCTCGTAATGCTGCAGCGGGGAGCCTTCGCCAGCTTGATCCGAATATTACCGCAAAAAGAAATCTTGTCTTTTTGCCCTACGGTGTCGGTGTAAACACTCTGCCGCACAAGCTTCTGAGTGATAAAATGTCTTACATTTATGAACTCGGTTTTCGCGAACCGCCGCTTCGTGCCGTAACAAAAGGCTATGATGAGATAGAGGCAATGTATGAGCGTATGAAAGAGGAGCGTGAAAGCTACCCTATGATGCTTGATGGGATGGTTGTCAAGGTCAATGAAATCGCAGCGCAGATAGATATGGGATATACGGTAAAAGTACCGCGTTGGGCGGTGGCCTATAAATTTCCGGCAGTCGAGAAGATAACACGCGTAAAAGACATCATTTTGCAGGTCGGACGTACGGGTGTGGTAACGCCTGTAGCGATTGTCGAGCCGACAGAAATCGAGGGGGCAGTTGTTGAACGTGCGACGCTGCATAATTTTGATGAAATAGAGCGTATGGACATCCGCATAGGGGACAAGGTGATTATTTTGCGAAGCGGGGATGTGATTCCAAAAATCGTCAAAGTATTGAAACAGGAACGCAAGGGAGATGAAAAGAAAGTTCTCCGTCCGACACACTGCCCCGTTTGCGGGAGCGAACTCTTGCAAGAAGATGTGCTTATAAAGTGTCAAAATCTCAAATGTGAGGCACGGGTTGTCAACTCCATTATCTATTTTGCTTCCAAGCAGTGCCTCAATATTGACGGACTCGGCAGTAAAATAGTTGAGCAGCTTTTTAATGCGGGACTTGTCAAAAGCGTACTTGATTTATTTGCTTTGAGTGAAGAAAAACTCTTAAAGCTTGAAGGCTTTAAAGAGAAAAAAGCAAGAAACCTGCTCAATGCCATAGAGGATGCAAAAGGCTGTGAGCTTTGGCGTTTTATCAATGCGCTCGGAATCGAGCATATCGGCGAAGTGGCTTCAAAAATGATAGCCGAAGCTTTCGGGCTGGCATATTTACATGCAACGCAGGAACAGCTTGTAGGCATTGACGGCATAGGGGAAGAGATGGCACAGAGCTATTTGGAATTTATGCGTGTGAATGAAGATACCGTGCGCAAGCTTCAAGAGATTTTACAGCCGGTGCCGCCGAAAAAAAGAGAAGAAGCAGAAGAAAATCCTTTTAAAGGAAAAACGGTGGTACTCACGGGAACTATGAGCGAGCCAAGACCTGTTATAAAAGAGAAGCTTGAAGCACTCGGCGCAAAAGTTTCAGGCAGTGTAAGCAAAAAAACCGACTATCTTATTTATGGCGAAGATGCAGGCAGCAAGTATGACAAGGCTGTAAGTCTGGGGGTCAAAACACTTACGGAAGAGGAAATGAGAGAGATGCTCCCATGA
- the tlyA gene encoding 23S rRNA (cytidine-2'-O)-methyltransferase TlyA, translating into MRLDNCLVANGLSESRNKAQAMIKNGLVLVNSKTVKKPAFGVEEDDRVEVVQHKRYVSRAALKLEYFLDELDLHVSNKRALDIGSSTGGFTQVLLERGVREVSCVDVGREQLHHSLREDNRVNTYEGCDIRRFEADKPFELVVSDVAFISLLYILDAVDRLASGDIILLFKPQFEVGREAKRDKNGVVQDTKAIERAMQRFEDACRLKNWQLVKKSPSKLAGKEGNLEYCYHFKKDIL; encoded by the coding sequence ATGAGGCTTGATAACTGTTTGGTAGCAAACGGCCTGAGTGAAAGCCGTAACAAAGCGCAGGCTATGATTAAAAACGGACTGGTTCTTGTGAACAGCAAAACTGTCAAAAAACCGGCCTTTGGAGTAGAAGAAGATGACAGGGTGGAAGTGGTGCAGCATAAAAGATATGTTTCCCGTGCTGCTTTGAAGCTTGAATATTTTTTGGATGAACTGGATTTACATGTAAGCAATAAGAGAGCTTTGGATATCGGTTCTTCCACGGGCGGATTTACCCAGGTTTTGCTTGAGAGAGGTGTGCGGGAAGTCAGTTGTGTTGATGTGGGACGGGAACAGTTGCATCACTCTTTGCGTGAAGATAATCGTGTCAATACTTATGAAGGCTGTGATATCCGCCGGTTTGAGGCGGATAAACCGTTTGAGCTGGTTGTCAGTGATGTTGCCTTCATCTCTTTGCTGTATATTTTGGATGCTGTTGACAGGCTTGCTTCGGGTGATATCATTTTGCTCTTTAAGCCGCAGTTTGAAGTAGGGAGAGAGGCAAAACGTGACAAAAACGGCGTTGTACAGGATACAAAGGCAATAGAGAGGGCAATGCAAAGGTTTGAAGATGCCTGCCGTTTGAAAAACTGGCAGTTGGTGAAAAAATCTCCCTCAAAACTTGCGGGGAAAGAGGGAAACTTAGAGTATTGTTATCACTTTAAAAAAGATATATTATAA
- a CDS encoding bifunctional riboflavin kinase/FAD synthetase produces the protein MRKSTSIAIGGFDGMHIGHQALFRELDDNGTIVVIETGYANLTPDGFRQRYTKHRIVYLKLDDIRHLDGEGFVAFLQKKFPKLKKIVVGYDFHFGKDRKYSYEDLKQLFKGDVVVVDEVKHNNDSVHSHKIRAKLQIGDIKGANDFLGHNYMITGIRVDGQGLGSRELVPTINLRVKGFLLPKEGVYATFTRIDDEEHFHPSVSFIGHRITTDGSFAVETHILDGVVTCKEKAEISFVDFIRNNEKFDSLNNLKEAIKKDITIANRMLKRLEL, from the coding sequence ATGAGAAAAAGCACATCAATCGCCATAGGCGGATTTGACGGAATGCACATCGGGCATCAGGCACTTTTTCGTGAGCTTGATGACAACGGTACTATTGTTGTGATTGAGACAGGATATGCCAACCTGACACCTGACGGATTTAGACAACGCTATACAAAGCATCGTATTGTCTATCTGAAGCTGGATGATATACGGCATTTGGACGGAGAGGGTTTTGTTGCTTTTTTACAAAAAAAGTTTCCGAAATTAAAAAAAATAGTTGTGGGATATGATTTTCATTTTGGCAAAGACAGAAAATATTCCTATGAAGATTTAAAACAATTATTTAAAGGAGATGTAGTTGTGGTAGACGAGGTCAAACATAACAACGACTCGGTACATTCGCATAAAATAAGGGCAAAACTCCAAATAGGCGACATAAAAGGTGCCAATGATTTTCTCGGACACAACTATATGATTACCGGTATAAGAGTTGACGGACAGGGTCTGGGCTCCCGGGAACTTGTTCCGACAATCAACCTGAGAGTGAAGGGTTTTTTACTGCCAAAGGAGGGAGTGTACGCAACGTTTACTCGCATTGACGATGAAGAACATTTTCATCCATCGGTAAGTTTTATAGGACACCGTATAACAACGGACGGCAGTTTTGCGGTAGAGACACACATACTTGACGGTGTGGTTACATGTAAAGAAAAAGCTGAAATAAGTTTTGTTGATTTTATACGAAACAATGAGAAGTTTGACTCTTTAAATAACTTAAAAGAGGCAATTAAAAAAGATATAACGATTGCAAATCGGATGCTAAAAAGATTGGAATTGTAA
- a CDS encoding adenylyltransferase/cytidyltransferase family protein, with translation MIIYTVGTFDLLHVGHLALLEYCKTLGNTLVVGVASDQVVNSYKPNVPVVPLAQRMEMLKALKCVDDVRAYHELEYVTACEAVNADIFVIGEDWGDQPHNIAVEDYLKSKDRKIVQVSYNPQTSSTKIKQNVIAQLHKGKYMAHIL, from the coding sequence ATGATTATATATACTGTCGGAACTTTTGATTTATTACATGTGGGGCATCTGGCCTTATTAGAATACTGTAAAACACTGGGGAATACACTTGTAGTCGGTGTTGCATCTGATCAGGTTGTCAACTCTTACAAACCAAATGTTCCTGTGGTTCCTTTGGCCCAACGTATGGAGATGCTCAAAGCACTCAAATGTGTTGATGATGTAAGAGCATACCACGAACTTGAATATGTCACAGCCTGTGAAGCAGTAAATGCAGATATTTTTGTCATTGGAGAAGACTGGGGCGATCAACCGCATAATATAGCAGTAGAAGATTACCTCAAATCAAAAGACAGAAAAATAGTACAGGTCAGTTATAATCCACAGACTTCTTCTACAAAAATCAAGCAAAATGTTATTGCCCAACTACACAAGGGAAAATATATGGCACATATCCTGTAA
- a CDS encoding CDP-alcohol phosphatidyltransferase family protein, with amino-acid sequence MTKQPTILSYVRDIPNLLSLSGLACTLLAIYFSITGIYYAAMIGMVWAVAFDWADGLVARRLKGRTSTDAKFGGQLDVLIDIVSYGVTPAVLLLSYGHFEPVYLIGAFIMISAAAVRLSYFSTYGLAGGTKYTGLALDNNSLILVFIFLFEGFFTHEVFSAVLYISGVTLAILNVSEIKTPKLSGNPRNVYLLGMYTLGISAVYGFFLR; translated from the coding sequence ATGACCAAACAACCAACGATTCTCTCTTATGTGAGAGATATTCCCAACCTTTTATCGCTTTCAGGATTAGCCTGTACACTTTTAGCCATCTATTTTAGTATCACCGGTATTTATTATGCGGCTATGATTGGTATGGTTTGGGCTGTTGCATTTGACTGGGCGGATGGTTTGGTAGCCAGAAGGCTTAAAGGAAGAACTTCTACAGATGCGAAATTCGGAGGGCAGTTGGATGTTTTGATAGACATTGTAAGCTACGGTGTGACGCCTGCTGTATTGCTTTTGAGTTATGGACATTTTGAGCCTGTATACCTTATAGGCGCATTTATAATGATAAGTGCGGCTGCTGTGCGACTCAGTTATTTCAGTACATACGGACTTGCCGGAGGAACAAAATATACAGGACTTGCATTGGATAACAACAGTCTTATTTTGGTTTTCATTTTTTTGTTTGAAGGTTTTTTTACGCATGAAGTCTTTTCTGCCGTTTTATATATAAGCGGGGTAACTCTTGCGATACTGAATGTGTCAGAAATTAAAACACCAAAACTTTCCGGAAATCCGAGGAATGTCTATCTGCTAGGTATGTATACGCTTGGAATATCAGCTGTATACGGATTTTTTCTGAGATAA
- a CDS encoding PHP domain-containing protein, protein MKITPNVVVENENTAYKITLKNTSNIESVEVLSRGDYYHKDKIDYTVQNNHIVFAYTMNYLGEFIVKVNFTYKESKSVCLYCVDKEMIQLRPFKGDLHMHSVYSDGKTTPFAMALASLQAGMDFVSITDHDSYEGSLEAIEKVQQNNIDILVLPGEEVSVGGKKDMSIAQGNGHILSVNADKSIQKQREKSEIYEKELQDIVKRLQKEDIDTKIDLFHYAKNIWVIEKIKEAQGVSILAHPNWVYRDGKYHLHQAFYKEMLKSSHLDGVEVFGEEKIKEYNNMTHLTALQIRNKHKYLAPFANSDAHDSDHEVGERFSIVFAKERSAENITHAIKKGLSCAVYKRENNEHQFIGKDELAQYVYFLIKEYYPKHNSLKSRLAKLYMDQLINGTSFQKKIDAVQLKLKNHANAFFLDTISIKKK, encoded by the coding sequence ATGAAGATAACACCAAATGTAGTGGTGGAAAATGAAAATACCGCTTACAAAATTACTCTTAAAAATACGAGTAATATTGAATCTGTAGAAGTCCTCTCACGAGGGGATTATTATCATAAAGACAAGATAGACTATACTGTACAAAACAATCATATTGTATTTGCATACACCATGAACTATCTTGGAGAGTTTATTGTAAAAGTCAATTTTACCTATAAAGAGTCTAAGTCCGTTTGTCTTTACTGCGTTGACAAAGAGATGATACAGTTAAGACCTTTCAAGGGTGATTTGCATATGCATTCTGTGTATTCTGATGGTAAAACAACACCTTTTGCAATGGCTTTGGCCTCTTTGCAGGCAGGGATGGATTTTGTGAGCATTACTGACCATGACAGCTACGAAGGCTCTCTTGAGGCGATAGAAAAAGTACAACAGAACAATATAGACATTTTGGTACTGCCCGGTGAGGAAGTGAGTGTCGGCGGGAAAAAAGATATGTCGATTGCCCAGGGAAACGGACATATATTATCTGTCAATGCAGACAAATCTATCCAAAAGCAGAGAGAAAAGAGCGAAATATACGAAAAAGAGCTTCAGGATATTGTCAAAAGACTGCAAAAAGAAGATATAGATACAAAAATTGATCTTTTTCATTATGCAAAAAACATTTGGGTTATCGAAAAAATAAAAGAGGCACAGGGTGTATCCATCCTGGCGCATCCAAACTGGGTATACAGAGACGGAAAGTACCATCTTCATCAGGCTTTTTACAAAGAGATGCTTAAAAGTTCGCATCTTGACGGTGTTGAAGTTTTTGGAGAGGAAAAAATCAAAGAGTATAACAACATGACACACCTGACTGCGCTTCAAATAAGAAACAAACACAAGTATCTGGCACCGTTTGCCAATTCGGATGCGCATGACAGCGATCATGAAGTGGGAGAGCGTTTTAGCATTGTATTTGCAAAAGAAAGGTCTGCTGAAAATATTACTCATGCAATCAAAAAAGGGCTTAGCTGTGCTGTTTATAAAAGAGAAAACAATGAACATCAGTTCATAGGAAAAGATGAACTGGCACAGTATGTTTATTTTTTAATCAAAGAGTATTATCCAAAGCATAACAGTTTAAAAAGCAGATTGGCAAAACTTTATATGGACCAATTGATAAATGGGACAAGTTTTCAAAAAAAAATTGATGCGGTACAGTTGAAATTAAAAAATCATGCAAATGCATTTTTTTTAGATACAATTAGCATAAAAAAGAAGTAG
- a CDS encoding tRNA pseudouridine(13) synthase TruD, producing MNREYLENKETIHFKFEQNKEDFTVDEIPLAFKGNGNFVVLHVKKVELTTWDMIAAFAEFLNIPAEKIGYAGLKDKHATTTQYISVEAKYEKQLKKFRHPQIKILNTTRHTHSIRMGDLAGNRFSINLFGVSQIEAGRIEKLARKSEKNGLPNYFGYQRFGRDEDSIEQARAMIAGDLHVNDAKLKKFLVSIYQSLYFNDWLKERILLSREKNGGKFMLLEGDVYLSDEEKLFTPKNTPQQDFQAKKVVPTGLLPGRNVYRARGEARAIEAKYDDEFLYDKGMRRAALVYPQDITCKYKNHFDILNIAFTLPKGSYATVFLENIANKNFKAKRL from the coding sequence TTGAACAGAGAATATTTAGAAAACAAAGAGACCATACATTTTAAATTTGAACAAAACAAGGAAGACTTTACAGTAGATGAGATTCCTTTGGCATTTAAAGGCAATGGTAACTTTGTTGTATTACATGTAAAGAAAGTAGAACTCACAACCTGGGATATGATAGCAGCATTTGCTGAATTTCTCAACATACCTGCTGAAAAAATAGGCTATGCAGGACTTAAAGACAAACATGCAACAACGACACAGTATATTTCTGTCGAAGCGAAGTATGAAAAACAGCTCAAAAAATTTAGGCATCCTCAGATAAAAATACTCAATACGACAAGACATACCCACTCCATACGGATGGGTGATCTGGCCGGAAACCGTTTTAGCATCAATCTTTTTGGTGTTTCACAGATTGAAGCAGGACGTATTGAAAAGCTGGCTAGAAAAAGTGAAAAAAACGGCTTGCCCAACTATTTTGGATATCAAAGATTTGGACGGGATGAAGATTCAATAGAACAGGCCCGTGCGATGATAGCCGGAGACTTACATGTAAACGATGCAAAGCTGAAAAAGTTTCTTGTTTCTATTTATCAGAGTTTGTATTTCAATGACTGGTTGAAAGAGAGAATTCTTTTGAGCAGAGAAAAAAACGGCGGAAAGTTTATGCTTTTAGAGGGGGATGTTTATCTTTCAGATGAAGAAAAACTCTTTACGCCGAAAAACACTCCTCAACAGGATTTCCAAGCAAAAAAAGTGGTACCGACAGGACTTTTGCCCGGACGGAATGTATACCGTGCCAGAGGCGAGGCAAGAGCAATAGAAGCGAAATATGATGATGAGTTTTTATATGACAAAGGCATGCGTCGGGCGGCTTTGGTCTATCCGCAAGATATTACATGTAAGTATAAAAACCATTTTGATATTTTAAACATTGCTTTTACCCTGCCAAAAGGTTCCTATGCCACAGTCTTTTTGGAAAATATCGCCAATAAAAACTTTAAAGCAAAAAGATTATAA